Proteins from a genomic interval of Physeter macrocephalus isolate SW-GA chromosome 21, ASM283717v5, whole genome shotgun sequence:
- the LOC102990828 gene encoding PDZ domain-containing protein MAGIX yields the protein MEPRAGGATDPKGSRGGRGLPPPAGPRARQLLARLDARPLAARAAADVAALVRRAGATLRLRPKEAISVLDSADIEVTDSRLPNASFVEHRPQHRRSETLGTRTAPPQVTEGKARRASKPPQASGQFCVELVRSSVGFGFTLSGGRDAGGDAPLAVRGLLKDGPAQRCGRLQAGDLVLHINGESTQGLTHAEVMDRIRTGGPRLCLVLSRPPETHPEHSQRATAYACLGHHVS from the exons ATGGAGCCGCGCGCGGGGGGCGCCACGGACCCTAAGGGGAGCAGAGGAG GCCGAGGCCTTCCCCCGCCCGCGGGCCCCAGAGCCCGGCAGCTCCTGGCGCGGCTGGACGCGCGCCCCCTGGCGGCCCGAGCTGCGGCCGACGTGGCGGCGCTGGTACGCCGGGCCGGCGCCACACTGCGCCTGCGCCCCAAGGAGG CCATTAGCGTGCTGGATTCTGCGGACATAGAGGTCACAGACAGTCGCCTTCCTAATGCCTCTTTCGTGGAACACCGGCCCCAG CATCGTCGGTCAGAGACCTTGGGTACACGTACCGCTCCGCCCCAAGTGACCGAGGGTAAGGCACGTCGTGCTTCGAAGCCGCCCCAGGCCTCTGGTCAGTTCTGTGTGGAACTCGTTCGCAGTTCCGTGGGCTTTGGCTTCACATTGAGTGGAGGCCGAGATGCAGGCGGGGACGCTCCGCTGGCAGTGCGCGGGCTGCTGAAGGATGGGCCGGCACAGCGCTGCGGTCGCTTGCAG GCTGGCGACCTCGTGCTCCACATCAATGGAGAGTCAACTCAGGGCCTCACCCATGCCGAGGTCATGGATCGGATTCGCACAGGCGGTCCCCGGCTCTGCCTTGTGCTAAGCAGGCCTCCTGAGACCCACCCCG AACACAGCCAGAGGGCAACAGCCTATGCCTGTCTTGGTCACCACGTGTCCTAG